Proteins encoded within one genomic window of Streptomyces sp. NBC_00523:
- a CDS encoding GNAT family N-acetyltransferase: MYPISRSAPRVGLREIADADVDAILAVYGSAAATEHMSFTPRTREQVEEIVSGFVASAAQTPRTQYGLAVVQRDTGEVIGFGRLAADPHQPRGATMGFALRPDTWGSGLGLETVRLLLGLGFEDLDLHRVWGARSPHNTASAKTLTAAGMAEEGTIREHIFKAGQWRDSVVHAILDREWNGRSVP; this comes from the coding sequence ATGTATCCGATCAGCCGCTCCGCCCCACGTGTCGGTCTGCGCGAAATCGCCGATGCGGACGTCGACGCGATTCTGGCCGTCTACGGCAGCGCCGCGGCGACCGAGCACATGTCCTTCACTCCGCGCACGCGCGAGCAGGTCGAGGAGATCGTGTCCGGGTTCGTCGCGTCGGCAGCGCAGACGCCGCGTACCCAGTACGGACTGGCTGTTGTCCAGCGGGACACAGGTGAGGTGATCGGGTTCGGCCGGCTCGCCGCCGACCCTCATCAGCCGCGCGGAGCCACGATGGGATTCGCGCTCCGCCCCGACACCTGGGGGTCCGGTCTCGGCCTCGAAACGGTCCGCCTGCTCCTCGGGCTCGGTTTCGAGGACCTGGACCTGCACCGCGTCTGGGGAGCACGATCCCCGCACAACACAGCGTCGGCGAAGACCTTGACCGCCGCCGGGATGGCCGAGGAAGGAACCATCCGCGAACACATCTTCAAAGCCGGGCAATGGCGCGATTCTGTCGTCCACGCCATTCTGGACCGCGAATGGAACGGCCGATCCGTCCCGTAG